The Blastocatellia bacterium genome includes the window GGGCTGTGTAGGATTTTGGCATGGAGCATCCCCGGCAGTTCAATGTCATCCACGAACGCCGGCTTGCCCAACGCCAGCTTGACGGCGTCAACCCGACGTTCACTTTTTCCGACTACGTTGAAATCGTCGCTCATCATATTGCCTGTATCGCTTGCATCGCCTGAATTCAGCGTTGTTGGGCCGCGCGCAACACAGCTTCCACCGGCTTGACGTAGCCGGTGCACCGACAGAGAACGCCGGCCAGCGCATCGCGCACGTCCGCTTCAGTCGGATGCGAATTTCTATCCAGCAGTTCCTTGGCCGCGAGGATCATCGCCGGCGTGCAATAGCCGCATTGAATCGCGCCTGTGTCAACGAAGGCTGCTTGCAGCGGATCTAAGCGCTCCGGCGCGCCGATGGCTTCCAGCGTGATGATGTCAGCGCCATCAGCTTGCGCTGCCAGCATGATGCAGGTGTTGACCAATTTGCCATTGACCAGCGCCGCGCATGCGCCACAATCGCCCGTCTCGCAACCATGCTTGACGCTGTAGCACCGTTGCTGTCGGAGTAGCTCCATCAGCAGCAGGTTTGGCCGAATCTCGAAGGACTTTGTTTGATGATTGATGGTCAACTCGATTCGCATAAGGTCATTGCCTGAGTTGTTCGAGAGCGCGACGAACCAGCACGCGGCACATCTGGCGACGATATGTGGCGCTGGCGCGCACATCGTCAATTGGATCAATGCTCGCGGCGGCTGCGGCTGCTGCCTCGTTAATCGTTGCCTCATCGAGTTTATGCCCGATCAAGAGCGCCTCGGCCGACGCGAGGCGCATGGGCTTGCGCGTCGCTGCGCCGACGGCCAGACGCGCTATTTGACAGCCAATGGGTTGGAGCGCCACCATTGCGCCAACGTGGATGATCGGCAAGCTCGATGCAATGGCTCCGAGCGACAGGAAAGCAGCGCGCGTCTGTGGAGGCGGACTTGGAATGACCACCTCTGTGATGATCGCTCCACGCAACGGCTGTGGCGCTTCTTCGTAGAATGTGTCTAACGAAACCGTTTGCTCGAAGTCACCCACTACGCATAAGCGCGCGCCCAACGCCAGCAGCGCCACCGTCACGCCTGATGAGGGCGCAGCCGCCACGACTTCGCCGCCAATCGTAGAGACGTTACGTCGCATGCGAGACACTGTTGTCATACGGCACGCCGTGGCCAGAATACCGTCAGCCACTTGTTGAATCACGCTGGAATCAATGATCTGTTGGAGCGACGTCGTAGCGCCAATGCAGATTTGGCTGGCGTCACGACGGATGAAATCGAGCCCCAGATGCGTGATGTCAACGAGGTCGGTGATGCTGTCTGAGCCGGTTTCGATCAGGTGCGTGCCTCCGGCCAGCACCGCCGTTGTATCAGGAGTTTGCTTCAGAGCCGTTATCGCTTCACTCAACGTGCTGGGCCGATGATAGCGTTGAAGATTGGCTAGCATAATGAGGCAAGCGCGAAGCATGATACGTTCTCGACGAGAAAAACGCAATGCTCATCGAGGGCGAGCAGAGGGCGATCGCGTCGTGCCGCGCGCAAGCAGCCTGTGCTTGTTTTGGCGTCAGTGTTAACCGACGCGCTGCTCACTTGGGCAGAAGCTCATAGGCTGCGTTCTGGCGGTCGTCCGTTTCGTCGTAGCCAATCAAGCAGCGCGCGAATGCTACTTGTAGCCAGAGCAATGTAGGTATCGGCGCCGCCATAGTAGAGGTTGATGGTGTCGCCATCCGGCCCGAGTGTGTAGCCACAGGGGAACACCACATTGTTGACATCGCCAAAGCGTTCATAAGGGGCCTCAGGCCCGAAAATCCACGTGTCACTCCGGCGCAAACACCGTTCTGGTGTCTCCAGATCAAACAAGGCCAGCCCCAGTCGGTAGAGGCTCCCTGAGGCTGTTTGTCGCACGCCGTGATAAAGCACGAGCCAGCCTTCGGGCGTCTCAATCGGCGGGGGCGATAACCCAATTTTGTTAGCATCCCACCAACCCCCGCGTCGCGCTTCCAGGATCAGTTTGTGACTTCCCCAGTGATATAAATCGGGCGAATAGGAGATCCAGATATGAGCGCCCAGGGCGGTCACCGGCCGATGAATCAATGCCCAATACTGGCCAATACGTCGTGGCAACAGCGCAGCGTCCTTATCTTCTGGCGGCATGATGACGCCGTGGCGCTCGAATGTGCGAAAGTCGCGTGTCAGCGCCAATGAGACGCCGGGGCCGCCACGCGAGTAAGACGTATAGGCAATGGCGTACTGGCCGAGTTCGGGAACATAGGTGATGCGCGGGTCTTCAATGCCCCAGAGCTCCTCTGGATAGCGCTCTGGGTCGGGCATCAACGTGGGTTGGGGATCAATCTGCCAACCATCAATGCCGTTGGCCGAGCGCGCTGCGCACAGGTGGGAGTGGCCTCGCCGGTCTTCGACACGACACAATAGTAGAGTCGTGCCGTCTTCCAGTCGCGTGGCGCCGGCGTTAAACACGCTGTTAGCCGGGTAGGGCCAATCGGCGGCAGTCAGGATGGGATTGTTTGGATGTCGGTGAAAGAGAACTTCGTGATGGTTATTCTGATAGTTCATGGGCACTGGTTGTAGTGTCTGCGCTATTGACGACGTATTCAGATAACCGCATCTGCAAGAGCGCGAGCAAAAACGCCAATGTGGATTCGGCGCCTTGGTTTTGATTG containing:
- a CDS encoding (2Fe-2S)-binding protein, which encodes MRIELTINHQTKSFEIRPNLLLMELLRQQRCYSVKHGCETGDCGACAALVNGKLVNTCIMLAAQADGADIITLEAIGAPERLDPLQAAFVDTGAIQCGYCTPAMILAAKELLDRNSHPTEADVRDALAGVLCRCTGYVKPVEAVLRAAQQR
- a CDS encoding FAD binding domain-containing protein: MLRACLIMLANLQRYHRPSTLSEAITALKQTPDTTAVLAGGTHLIETGSDSITDLVDITHLGLDFIRRDASQICIGATTSLQQIIDSSVIQQVADGILATACRMTTVSRMRRNVSTIGGEVVAAAPSSGVTVALLALGARLCVVGDFEQTVSLDTFYEEAPQPLRGAIITEVVIPSPPPQTRAAFLSLGAIASSLPIIHVGAMVALQPIGCQIARLAVGAATRKPMRLASAEALLIGHKLDEATINEAAAAAAASIDPIDDVRASATYRRQMCRVLVRRALEQLRQ
- a CDS encoding glycosidase, translating into MNYQNNHHEVLFHRHPNNPILTAADWPYPANSVFNAGATRLEDGTTLLLCRVEDRRGHSHLCAARSANGIDGWQIDPQPTLMPDPERYPEELWGIEDPRITYVPELGQYAIAYTSYSRGGPGVSLALTRDFRTFERHGVIMPPEDKDAALLPRRIGQYWALIHRPVTALGAHIWISYSPDLYHWGSHKLILEARRGGWWDANKIGLSPPPIETPEGWLVLYHGVRQTASGSLYRLGLALFDLETPERCLRRSDTWIFGPEAPYERFGDVNNVVFPCGYTLGPDGDTINLYYGGADTYIALATSSIRALLDWLRRNGRPPERSL